Below is a window of Moraxella nasibovis DNA.
AAGATTTCAAACAAAATACCGTACAACAATAGCGCAAGACCACAAAGAACAAGGTTTTTGACAACAGGCTTACTCCACCCATAGTCAATCACATCCATGAATCTGGCAGGACGGAACGCCAGTGTCGCCGTACCAATCGCCATCAAAATCAATAGCAACATCGGATAAGGGCGAGGACCGATGGGGTCGTAAGCAATGGGAGCGGTATAGCCCCATGCCATCACCATCATCATGATGGATACGCCAAGCAATATCGCTGAGAATATCCGCTCTACTTTAGTATTCATAAATACTCCAATGAGTGTAAAACGAAGGCTGATGAACCCCATCAGCCTCACAAAACACCGCTATCAAAATTTATTTGGCAGCATTCTCAATCAAATTCATCTCAGCTGAAAGCTGGCGAAGTCTTTCGGTCTCTTTATGGACATACTCGGTCAGCTCATCGCCAGTCATGGCAAATGGGAACAGCTCACGATTGGTGCGAAGCTCAGCAAATTTTGGGTCGGCAAGCATCGAATCGATGTTTTGTTTCCACCATGCATAGCTTTCTGCCGAGACATCAGGACCCATGTAATAACCACGAATGACCGGCCACTCAATGTCATAGCCTTGCTCTTTTGCAGTTGGGATGTCTTTGGCGCTACCTTCTAGGCGCTCTGGGGCAAATACCGCAAGTACTCGCAGCTTGCCTGCTGCCACCTGTGGCATCACCTCAGCCAGACCTGAGCTGACCACTTGGATGTGATTACCCAGCGCTGCGGTTACCGCCTCACCGCCACCTTCCATTGCCACATATGACATATCGCTTGGATTAACACCTGCTGCTTTTGCCAAAAGTGCGGTTTGCAGCCAGTCTTGACCGCCGACGCTACCGCCAGCACCAAAACTTACCTTTTTCGGGTCAGCTTTTAGCGCATTGACAAGATCGCCTAAGTTTTGGTAAGGCGAATTGGCACTGACAGAGACTGCGCCGTAATCCGTACCAACAGCAGCCAGCCATTTGACATCTTTTTCGGTAAATTGTCCAAATTTACCTTGAGACAGATTGAGCAATGAACCTGTTGAAAAAGCGACGATGGCATCGCCATTGGCACGGTCGTTAGCGACGACCTTATTATACGCCACAGCGCCCACGCCACCTGGCATGTAAGTCACACGCATCGGCTTACTTAGCAGATTGGTGTCTTGCAGACCCGACTGAATCAGCTTACAAGTCAAGTCAAAGCCACCGCCTGGCTTGGCAGGTGCGATACATTCAGGACGCTTTGGTTCGCTGGCAGTTGCGGCAGCACCATCGGTGGCGGCTGCTTGATTGGCGGCAGGCTTATCATTACCACAAGCTGCCAACAAAATGGCAGAGCTGATGACCAGTGACTTTGCTAAAAATTTCATAAAAAATCCTTCTAAAAATGACGACAAACACATTTATCATTTATTCATTGATGTGTCTTGACATTATTGGATAATTGCATGGTAAAACACAACTAATTTTTCAGTAAAAACACGCAAAGATAAACAAATGTTTTGATATAGTAGTAAGCTTATAGAAACTTGTCAATACAAAATTTTTCAAATTTACAAAAAAAATTAAGAAACTATTAAGGAATAATTTTCATTTCCATCACTCCCAATCCAACAATAATCAGCGCAAATCCAAAACCCGACTTCTTTTTTTGTATTTTATCCCCATAAAGCGTATAATAAGCAGCATCAACCATTCACACTCCATTCATCATCATATTGATTATTGAAAATTAAAAAATTGGAACTCATATGACTGTCCAAACCTTTACCCCAGAAGCCCGCCCTGCCCCAAAAAAAGCCATTCAGGGCGAAAAATTGCGCGGCTATGACAAAGTTGCCCGCATTCCGATTAAGGTCATTCCAAGCGTCGAGACGCCAAAAAAGCCCGACTGGATTCGTGTCAAATTATCAAGCCCCGCCGAAGTTGAACGCATCAAAGGCACACTGCGTAAGCAAAAGCTCTACACCGTCTGTGAAGAAGCCGCTTGCCCAAATCTACCCCAATGCTTTGGCGATGGCACGGCAACCTTTATGATTATGGGCGACATTTGTACTCGTCGTTGTCCGTTTTGCGAAGTGGCTCACGGCAGACCCAATCCGCTTGATGTGGACGAGCCACGCCATACTGCCGAGACCATTCTTGGCTTGGGGCTAAAATATGCGGTGATTACCAGCGTGGACAGAGACGATTTAAAAGATGGCGGTGCAGGACACTTTGCCGAAGTGATTACCGAGAGCCGTGCTTTGAGTCCAAATTGCCTGATTGAAATCTTAGTGCCTGATTTTCGTGGGCGTGAGCAAGTGGCGCTAGACATTCTGACCGAGACCGCCCCAGATGTCTTTAACCACAACATTGAAACCGTGCCACGCCTGTATAAGGCATTTCGCCCAGGTTCGGACTATCAGCATTCGCTGAATTTACTAAAAGACTACAAGGCACGCCGTCCTGACATCGCCACCAAATGCGGATTTATGGTCGGACTTGGCGAGACCGAAGAAGAAGTCTACGCCCTGCTTGACGACCTAAAAGCGCACGATGTGGATATCATCACGATTGGGCAATATCTTGCCCCAAGTAAAAACCACGCCCCTGTGGATCGCTATGTGCATCCAGATGAGTTTGCTCGCTATACTGAATACGGCAAAAAATTGGGCTTTTTTAACATCTGGGCAAACCCAATGGTACGCTCAAGCTACTTTGCCGACCGTCAATATTATGGCGAAGACTGCCCACCGCCCGTGCGTTCGGCTAAGGCACTTGCCGAAGAGAAATTGGCGAAAGCGGAGAAGGGTGAGAAGACTGGGTGTTTTTGATAATCAAGCAAAAGGGTGTGTTTTACACCCTTTTGCTTGCAACCACCCTAAATCATCAAGAGTAAAATCATCACAAGTTGATCAACCCTAAATATCAGCAAATCAATCATGCAAACCACCAATCACAAAACCTATATCGCAACAACCTATTGTGCAAGAAATCACAAAAACAACATCTCTCTTACCTTATTAGAAGTGGCATTTGATTTATTTGACAAAAATAAACTTTGGGATACGCCTTGTACCATTTGTGGCGGTAAAATAGAGAGTATGTCAAAATCTGATTTTGAAATTACTGATGAACTTTTTAATATTTGGGCAAATAATCCTGATTATCAATTTTCAGAAGGGTTTGATGAAGATTTAGACCTTGCCGAAATGAAGTATTTACCAATGCTTTTAAGGGCGATTGATGATAAAAATTTTCCAAATTCCAAAAAGGCGGTGGTTGTCGGAGCATTGTGTGCATTATGGTATAATAATTATGAATTTCCCAAAAGCGATTATGACACACTAGAACTCAGGCAAATGCGTGAAAATAGCGAAATTTTAAAGCCCATTTTATTAGAAAGAAAAGGCATTATTTTGTATTATAAAGACTTGATGTGGGATTATATCTGGGAAGTGGTTGAAAAATTATTGTAGGCATGGTTGTTCATTTTTATAATTGATGCCACAAGCACCAGAATATACCAACATAAACCCTAACACATCGGTACAAAATTTTGTATAATAATAAAAATTAACAACTGTACACAAAAATGACCCAAACCATTCTTTCATCAAACGGCGTTCATCGCCTACACCACACTTTTTTTATCCCAACAGGCGAAATCCGTGCCACACTTCTTATCGTGCATGGCATGAGCGAACACAGTGGACGCTATGCTGAATTTGCCGAGTTTCTTACCAATCACGGCATTTTGGTGGCGACTTATGATCAGCTCGGACACGGACAGACGGTCAAGGACAAATACGAACTTGGCTTTTTTGACGAAAAACACCCAGTGCAGACGCTGTGTAAAGATGTCATCATCATGGCGGAAAAGACCAAAGAGCTTGCCCCGAATACTCCGCATTTTATCATGGGGCATTCGATGGGGTCGTTTATCACTCGGACGGTGCTGACCCACCACGCCACCAGTTTTGATGGAGTGATTTTGATGGGGACGGGCAATTCGTTTGGCGTGCTGAGTCGCTTGAGTCTGACCACTTTGGCGATGATGAATCATCTCAACCCCAAACGCCCCAACCTGCCCTTTGCCAGCTTACTTAACCATCATCTGCTGTCACAACTTCGCTCGCCCATCAGTGCATCGCCTTTTGCGTGGCTTGCCGAAAACACCAACAGCATCAAAGCCTTTGAAGCTGACCCTTTGTGCGGTTTTGCGTTTACTAATAATGGCTTTGTCGCCTTGCAAGGTCTTATCAAAAAAGCCACATCGCCCGCATGGTACGCCCACACGCCCAAAGATTTTGGTATTTTGCTTGTCAGTGGCAAGGACGACCCAGTCGGTCGCATGGGGCAAGACATCGCCGATTTGCAAGACGAACTCATCAAACACGGCAAGAGCGTTACCGCCCAACTTTATCCCAATATGCGGCACGAAATTTTGCACGAAACGGACAAAGACAAAGTCCATCAAGACATTTTGGGCTGGTTAAATCATCATATTGGCAAAATTGATTAAAACCATTGGAAATTTTGTGTTAAATCTGTGTTAAAATAGCCAAACCCCTTTAATTTCAATTTTATGATAGGAAAATTTTATGAGCATTGAACAAATCATCGAGACCGCCTTTGAAAACCGTGCCAATTTTGGTGCATCTGACTGCCCTGCCGAGATTCGCTCTGCGGTTAATGAAGTGCTTGCCAAGCTGGATTCTGGCGAGATTCGTGTTGCCGAAAAAATTGATGGCGAGTGGGTGGTACATCAATGGGTCAAAAAAGCGGTGCTTTTGTCATTCAAAATCAATGACAACCGCCCAATGGGTTCTGGCGATTTGCAATTTTTTGACAAGGTGGACAGCAAATTTGCAGGCTGGACGGCAGAAGATTTTGCCAAAGGCGGTATGCGTGTTGTGCCACCAGCGGTCGCTCGTAAAGGCTCATACATCGCCAAAAATGTGATTTTGATGCCAAGCTATGTCAATATCGGTGCGTTCGTGGACGAAGGCACGATGGTGGATACTTGGGCAACGGTCGGTAGCTGTGCCCAAAT
It encodes the following:
- the lipA gene encoding lipoyl synthase, whose amino-acid sequence is MTVQTFTPEARPAPKKAIQGEKLRGYDKVARIPIKVIPSVETPKKPDWIRVKLSSPAEVERIKGTLRKQKLYTVCEEAACPNLPQCFGDGTATFMIMGDICTRRCPFCEVAHGRPNPLDVDEPRHTAETILGLGLKYAVITSVDRDDLKDGGAGHFAEVITESRALSPNCLIEILVPDFRGREQVALDILTETAPDVFNHNIETVPRLYKAFRPGSDYQHSLNLLKDYKARRPDIATKCGFMVGLGETEEEVYALLDDLKAHDVDIITIGQYLAPSKNHAPVDRYVHPDEFARYTEYGKKLGFFNIWANPMVRSSYFADRQYYGEDCPPPVRSAKALAEEKLAKAEKGEKTGCF
- the dapD gene encoding 2,3,4,5-tetrahydropyridine-2,6-dicarboxylate N-succinyltransferase, yielding MSIEQIIETAFENRANFGASDCPAEIRSAVNEVLAKLDSGEIRVAEKIDGEWVVHQWVKKAVLLSFKINDNRPMGSGDLQFFDKVDSKFAGWTAEDFAKGGMRVVPPAVARKGSYIAKNVILMPSYVNIGAFVDEGTMVDTWATVGSCAQIGKNVHLSGGVGIGGVLEPLQANPTIIEDNCFIGARSEIVEGVVVEEGSVISMGVYIGQSTRIYDRETGEIHYGRVPAGSVVVPGNLPSKDGTHSLYAAIIVKKVDAQTRAKTSINDLLRAAE
- a CDS encoding Bug family tripartite tricarboxylate transporter substrate binding protein produces the protein MKFLAKSLVISSAILLAACGNDKPAANQAAATDGAAATASEPKRPECIAPAKPGGGFDLTCKLIQSGLQDTNLLSKPMRVTYMPGGVGAVAYNKVVANDRANGDAIVAFSTGSLLNLSQGKFGQFTEKDVKWLAAVGTDYGAVSVSANSPYQNLGDLVNALKADPKKVSFGAGGSVGGQDWLQTALLAKAAGVNPSDMSYVAMEGGGEAVTAALGNHIQVVSSGLAEVMPQVAAGKLRVLAVFAPERLEGSAKDIPTAKEQGYDIEWPVIRGYYMGPDVSAESYAWWKQNIDSMLADPKFAELRTNRELFPFAMTGDELTEYVHKETERLRQLSAEMNLIENAAK
- a CDS encoding tripartite tricarboxylate transporter TctB family protein, which translates into the protein MNTKVERIFSAILLGVSIMMMVMAWGYTAPIAYDPIGPRPYPMLLLILMAIGTATLAFRPARFMDVIDYGWSKPVVKNLVLCGLALLLYGILFEILGYVISTSLMAFAVGLLFDGKKIPTAIASVIMAILTYLLFEKALDVTLPSGLLSVIGL
- a CDS encoding alpha/beta fold hydrolase, which produces MTQTILSSNGVHRLHHTFFIPTGEIRATLLIVHGMSEHSGRYAEFAEFLTNHGILVATYDQLGHGQTVKDKYELGFFDEKHPVQTLCKDVIIMAEKTKELAPNTPHFIMGHSMGSFITRTVLTHHATSFDGVILMGTGNSFGVLSRLSLTTLAMMNHLNPKRPNLPFASLLNHHLLSQLRSPISASPFAWLAENTNSIKAFEADPLCGFAFTNNGFVALQGLIKKATSPAWYAHTPKDFGILLVSGKDDPVGRMGQDIADLQDELIKHGKSVTAQLYPNMRHEILHETDKDKVHQDILGWLNHHIGKID